A window of Plasmodium brasilianum strain Bolivian I chromosome 8, whole genome shotgun sequence contains these coding sequences:
- a CDS encoding 60S acidic ribosomal protein P2 — translation MAMKYVAAYLMCVLGGNENPGEKEVKNVLGAVNAGVEDEVLKNFISSLKGKVYHELITDGLKKLQNIGGGGGAAAGGPAAAEAGEAKKEEKKEEKKEEEEEEEDDLGFSLFG, via the coding sequence ATGGCCATGAAATATGTAGCAGCTTACCTGATGTGTGTGTTAGGAGGTAATGAAAACCCAGGAGAAAAGGAGGTTAAGAATGTACTAGGTGCTGTCAATGCAGGTGTAGAAGATGAAGTATTAAAGAATTTTATATCATCTTTAAAGGGAAAAGTGTATCATGAATTAATTACTGATGGATTAAAGAAACTGCAAAATATTGGAGGTGGAGGAGGCGCTGCTGCCGGTGGACCAGCTGCAGCTGAAGCAGGTGAAGcgaagaaagaagaaaagaaagaagaaaaaaaagaggaagaagaagaggaagaggaCGATTTAGGATTTTCTTTATTTGGTTAA
- a CDS encoding asparagine synthetase, with amino-acid sequence MHSLRHRGPDWNGIVVEENDDGTTNVLAHERLAIVDVLSGNQPLYDDEKEICLTINGEVYNHIELKNLISEDILKNLKSHSDCAVIPNLYKIYKEKVPSMLYGIFAGVISDTKNNTFFAFRDPIGICPLYIGYAADGSIWFASEFKALKYDCIRYVSFPPGHYYLNNNNRGEFVRYFSPTWWDLKSPIPNNKADLEQIRLHLERSVLKRLMGDVPFGVLLSGGLDSSIVAAIIAKHLKSLNRGSHTDSQIGSHIDHNNCAPLSNSNDAIGPNKLKSFSIGLNNSPDLKAAREVANFLGSNHTEFHFTVEEGVDSLHDVIYHIETYDITTIRASTPMYILSRLIKSSCVKMVLSGEGADEIFGGYLYFHKAPNREEFHRELQRKVHDLHIYDVLRANKSTMAFGIEARVPFLDLELLELVMNIDPQEKMCTNNRIEKDILRKAFSGYLPDHILYRQKEQFSDGVGYNWIDGLKEYADKKISNTQFSRAPFLFPYNTPKTKEAYLYRCIFSECFPEQCAQESVPEGPSIACSTSKAVEWDKTFKENADQSGRSVLGVHTNCKQFEDVKVMHILSDEDRNFM; translated from the coding sequence ATGCACAGCTTGAGACACCGGGGACCCGACTGGAACGGCATAGTGGTCGAAGAAAATGATGATGGCACAACAAACGTACTAGCCCACGAGCGACTAGCAATAGTAGACGTTCTTTCAGGGAATCAACCATTATATGATGATGAGAAGGAAATATGTTTAACTATTAATGGGGAAGTATATAACCatatagaattaaaaaatttaattagtGAAGacattttaaagaatttaaaaagtcATTCAGATTGTGCAGTTATaccaaatttatataaaatatataaagagaaAGTTCCTTCAATGTTATATGGAATATTTGCAGGAGTTATAAGtgatacaaaaaataatactttttttgcttttagaGATCCTATAGGTATATGTCCACTTTATATAGGATATGCAGCCGATGGTTCAATATGGTTTGCTTCGGAATTTAAAGCCTTAAAATATGATTGTATTAGATACGTTTCTTTTCCTCCTggtcattattatttaaataataataatagaggAGAATTTGTTAGGTACTTTTCTCCTACATGGTGGGACTTAAAGAGTCCAATACCAAACAATAAAGCTGACTTAGAGCAAATCCGTTTACATTTAGAGCGCTCTGTATTGAAAAGACTAATGGGAGATGTTCCTTTTGGAGTTTTGTTGTCAGGGGGGTTGGACTCGTCCATTGTAGCTGCGATTATAGCGAAGCATTTGAAAAGTCTAAACAGAGGTAGTCACACAGACAGTCAAATTGGCAGTCATATTGACCATAATAACTGCGCACCTTTGAGCAACAGCAATGATGCAATTGGTCCAAATAAGTTGAAGAGCTTTTCCATAGGACTAAACAATTCACCTGACCTAAAAGCAGCAAGAGAAGTAGCAAATTTCTTGGGCAGTAACCATACAGAATTTCATTTCACTGTAGAGGAAGGAGTCGACTCGTTACATGATGTTATTTATCATATCGAAACGTATGATATTACAACAATACGTGCATCTACACCTATGTATATCTTATCTcgattaataaaaagtagtTGTGTAAAAATGGTTTTAAGTGGTGAAGGAGCGGATGAAATATTTGGTgggtatttatattttcataaggCTCCTAATAGAGAAGAATTTCATAGAGAATTACAAAGAAAAGTACAtgacttacatatatatgatgtgTTACGAGCAAATAAATCAACTATGGCATTTGGAATAGAAGCTCGTGTTCCTTTCCTTGATTTAGAACTACTAGAATTAGTTATGAATATTGATCCGCAAGAAAAAATGTGTACAAATAATAGAAtagaaaaagatattttaagaaaagcTTTTTCTGGTTATTTACCCGACCATATTTTGTACAGGCAAAAAGAGCAATTTTCAGATGGTGTAGGTTATAACTGGATTGATGGattaaaagaatatgcagacaaaaaaatttctaaCACTCAATTTTCAAGAGCACCTTTTCTTTTCCCATATAATACTccaaaaacaaaagaagCATATTTGTATAGATGTATTTTTTCCGAATGCTTTCCTGAACAGTGTGCTCAAGAATCAGTACCGGAAGGACCATCCATCGCATGCTCTACTAGCAAAGCAGTTGAATGGGACAAAACGTTTAAAGAAAATGCTGACCAGTCAGGTAGATCAGTCCTAGGAGTACATACAAACTGCAAGCAGTTTGAAGACGTGAAAGTAATGCATATACTCTCTGATGAAGATCGAAATTTTATGTAA
- a CDS encoding N2227-like protein translates to MMSDGMNEIRADKSVSPSGISDSGRSSGSGRISGSGCSRGSGCSRGSGRSSGSGRSSGSEGSQGGSNSDEKNGKKSNSICRRGEDTLDRGNNNTSKEKSKGKESKQMVYGNSYSNLENSNNFINEIQCSEHCNDNTEILNYEEEKHFCNVCFSFLYYKKYCFYELLRIYRNYCLLNDEEKSLLSESIYAKIYKMYLSVLNNYYFIMNILLPQISTHIIIHLLSYTFHKDDDVAVVQNDVHMNCNGNDYRVDNGHYKHSKNKEGGKKDEHNKDNKKDDNCYCKYNNKMSKEEFVINEIIDNLTVQEKEDIDKIYNYYNLDARLLCKDDPITILNEIKFKLINRKSEKDIYKFLRLEAENSSSSNNNEGPTNVNTKKGNYEQVQSSCFPNDIIFNQIKSANSYAFGEKQNSISEKDEMKVSPLNEPTSTRSPRKRDREKEAQEGGNEVDVKEEDVHEVVVRKVDLREVDAPEGGKNANKEDDITTNYKHSMTGLLDKDTEQTPSNNVNTKAGEKSLSNRINDNMNFKKCKDEISVGQEKTNELKKVGLPKESDASLVSLSSSSSSYKNKIETDVNKNSKNGEYGENCEKNLENVINAPACKQGYDNRTNGDKTKKKKNKKKKKNNKIKNKSNSSNRESSKGEHIPPGHRISNVYSPSLDEYNLIQNISKVRSTLRQFVRDWSYEGKHERDNAYELILKSLDKYLPITDTYVPKVLCPGSGLGRLPYEVAKKGYRSQGNEFSYFMLLASNFILNYYNEKNSLHIQPYCLNTLNRKGRDDHLKIIKLPDVNTYNKAVLNTEFSMCAGELIEVYYNEKEQFDGVLTCFFLDTAKNIFMYIRTFANILKPNSLWSNVGPLLYHYAEMPNEMSIELSWDEIKIIISRWFTFLEIKWVDNYYTTNTDSMMQVQYHCVFFNALRNDVPVDD, encoded by the coding sequence ATGATGAGTGATGGCATGAACGAAATTCGAGCGGACAAATCGGTAAGTCCAAGTGGTATCAGTGATAGTGGTCGTAGCAGTGGTAGTGGTCGTATCAGTGGTAGTGGTTGTAGCAGGGGTAGTGGTTGTAGCAGGGGTAGTGGTCGTAGCAGTGGTAGTGGTCGTAGCAGTGGTAGTGAAGGTAGCCAGGGGGGTTCTAATAGCgatgaaaaaaatgggaaaaaaagcAATAGTATATGCCGCAGAGGTGAAGACACGCTCGATCGAGGGAATAATAATACGTCGAAGGAAAAATCAAAGGGAAAAGAATCGAAACAGATGGTATATGGTAACAGCTATAGTAATTTAGAGAATtccaataattttataaacgaAATTCAATGTAGTGAGCATTGTAATGATAATACAGAAATTTTGAAttatgaagaagaaaaacatttttgtaatgtgtgtttttccttcttatattataaaaaatattgtttttatgaACTGTTAAGGatatatagaaattattGCTTATTAAATGATGAAGAGAAAAGTTTGTTAAGTGAATccatatatgcaaaaatatataaaatgtatttatctGTTTTGAAcaactattattttattatgaatatattacttCCTCAAATATCAacacatattattatacatctGTTGTCTTACACGTTTCATAAGGATGACGATGTTGCTGTTGTTCAGAATGATGTACATATGAACTGCAATGGTAATGATTATAGAGTAGACAATGGACATTATAAgcatagtaaaaataaagaagggGGTAAAAAGGACGAACataataaagataataaGAAAGATGATAACTGTTactgtaaatataataataaaatgtctAAGGAAGAATTTGTAATTAACGAAATTATTGATAACTTAACTGTTCaggaaaaagaagatattgataaaatatacaattacTATAATTTAGATGCTAGACTTTTATGTAAAGATGATCCTATAACAATacttaatgaaataaaatttaaattaattaatagaaaaagtgaaaaagatatatataagtttcTTCGTCTTGAAGCAGAAAACTCTTCTTCGTCCAACAACAATGAAGGTCCTACGAATGTTAACACAAAAAAGGGTAATTATGAACAAGTCCAATCGTCTTGTTTTCCTAATGATATCATAtttaatcaaataaaaagcGCAAACAGTTACGCATTTggtgaaaaacaaaatagcaTAAGCGAAAAAGATGAAATGAAAGTTTCGCCCCTAAATGAACCGACCAGCACACGATCCCCTCGAAAAAGAGACCGTGAGAAAGAAGCGCAGGAAGGGGGGAATGAAGTGGACGTAAAGGAAGAGGATGTACACGAAGTCGTTGTACGTAAAGTGGATCTACGCGAAGTCGATGCACCTGAAGGAGGAAAAAACGCTAACAAAGAAGATGATATTACCACTAATTACAAACACAGTATGACAGGATTGCTTGACAAGGATACCGAACAAACGCCCAGTAACAATGTAAACACCAAAGCTGGTGAAAAAAGTCTATCCAATcgtataaatgataatatgaatttcaaaaaatgtaaagacGAAATAAGTGTAGGACAAGAAAAGACGAACGAGTTGAAGAAGGTAGGATTGCCCAAAGAGAGTGACGCATCGTTAGTATCCCTGTCCTCTTCCTCAtcatcatataaaaataaaattgaaacaGATGTCAATAAAAACAGTAAAAATGGAGAGTATGGTGAAAATTGTGAGAAAAATTTGGAAAACGTCATTAATGCACCAGCTTGCAAACAAGGATATGACAACCGAACTAATGgtgataaaacaaaaaaaaaaaaaaataaaaaaaaaaaaaaaaataataaaataaaaaacaaaagtaatTCTTCTAATAGAGAATCTTCAAAAGGAGAACACATTCCCCCTGGCCATAGAATTTCAAATGTATATAGTCCTTCCTTAGATGAGTATaatttaatacaaaatataagcaaAGTTAGAAGTACACTAAGGCAATTTGTTCGTGATTGGTCATATGAAGGAAAACATGAAAGAGATAATGCATATGAACTTATCCTAAAAAGCTTAGACAAATATCTACCCATAACTGATACCTATGTACCTAAAGTTTTATGCCCTGGATCAGGTTTAGGTAGACTCCCATATGAAGTAGCAAAAAAAGGGTATAGAAGTCAAGGAAATGaattttcctattttatgcttttagcatctaattttattttaaattattacaacgaaaaaaattctttacatatacaaccatattgtttaaatacattaaataGAAAAGGTAGAGAtgatcatttaaaaattataaaactaCCAGATGtcaatacatataataaagcTGTATTGAATACCGAATTTTCTATGTGTGCAGGCGAATTAATAGAAGtttattataatgaaaaagaacaatTCGATGGTGTTTtaacttgtttttttttagatacagcaaagaatatttttatgtatatccGTACCTTTGCTAATATTTTAAAGCCAAATTCTTTATGGTCTAATGTTGGTCCTCTATTATATCATTACGCAGAAATGCCAAATGAAATGTCTATAGAGTTATCATGGGATgaaatcaaaataattatttccaGATGGTTTACTTTTTTAGAAATTAAATGGGTCGACAATTATTATACAACCAACACTGACTCGATGATGCAAGTGCAATATCACTGCGTTTTCTTTAACGCCTTGCGAAATGACGTACCTGTAGATGATTAA